The Labilibaculum sp. sequence AAATACTAATCAAGGTAAAAGGCAATGCCTTTATCTTCTTCATTTTCACTTTTAAAGTACCCGTTTTCCCTAGTACAGGAATAAACCGTAAATGAGGATCTTCAAAAGTAACTCTATCCAATAACTTTCTTCTAATCAGTGTTTTTTCAGTTTCCATAATTGGTTCCAAAGGCAATTCTTTTGCAATCACTTCGATTAAAGAATCCCATTCCCTCTCAGGAAAGGAGTTAAAAGGATTTGGGTGATAGCTTTTTAAAGCCTCTTTATCTTTAATCAGTTGCTCTTTGGTTAATAATGATTTCGGATTTGGGATTGCTAAGGAGTAGTTGGATTGTGAAATTCCTTTGCTGATAATTGCTATCAATACGAAAGCAAGTAGTAGTATTTTTTTCATATTATTTTTTCGATAGAGACGTTGCATGCAACGTCTGTACTACATCTGTACGGTAGAAATTATTCATTAAATTTATCCTCGCCCCATTTCCGGGGATTATTATTGATATAATTTTCAATTCGATGGTATTCCTGATCATCGCGAATGATGTGATCGTGAAATCGTTCCTGCCATTCGAAATCGGGATCTGTTTTTCGCGCCTCTTTTGTTACAGCCGATTTGTAGGATCGGAGGATGCTGGCCAATGATCCTTTTTTGGGGAATATGGCCGCCATTTTTTCATTTTTGGAATCTGATTCATTCCGCACATCCTGTACAGACGTTGCATGCAATCCATTGTATACAGACGTTGCATGTACAGACGTTGCATGCAACGTCTCTTCAGAATTAAATATTTCAATAATACCATGCACATGATTGGGCATCACCACAAATGCGTGCAATTTTGCGAATGGAAAATGATCGGGAATCCCACACCAAAATTGATGGGCCAGCTTCCCAATTTCAGACAATTCCATTTTCTGATCAGTAATAGAACCAAAAAACAGTTGCTTTTTATAGGTGCAGATGGTCACAAAATAGCTGCCTTCGTTGGAATAATTCCACCACACAGCACGTGCCGGGGGAATGCGGTATTTGTTTTGAAATTTTTTCATGCTCTCAATTTTTGTTTCCTAATTCTGCCAAAAAGCCCCATTCTATTGGCCCTTCTGTTCTGGGAGTCGCCCTTCGCATAAAGGAGGCCTCCCTTCGTGCCTGGGAGGCCTCCTTCGCAATAGTTATCCAAATCTTCGGGTCTGTGACCCGTCCTTCGCAAAAGTAAGCGCTCTTCCCGGGGCTTTCAGAAGCTTAGGCCTCCTCTTCCACCTTCTTTTCTCTGGCTTCTCTTAGTTTTCGAAAGTAGGCACTGGCATACTGCTCCAACCGCACTTCATCTTTCCAGAAAACAAAACGCCCTGCTTCGCGAATGGCATCAACGGCTTGTTTTACATGGGTAAAGGCACGGTCGCGCATCTCTTTTGCAGGTTTGTCGTTATCTACTCTGGCACCGTTCACCTTAGCCAGCAGTGCTCCACATATATCCGATAACTCAGAGGCTCTTTCGAGTTTTTCCATTGGGTAATTCACTCCCGCCAAAGGCTCTGGATTGTTTGTTCCCAGCATGGCCAAATCCGAAAGATCCTGAACCATATCAGCATTCCCGTATCCTTCGGCA is a genomic window containing:
- a CDS encoding transposase — protein: MKKFQNKYRIPPARAVWWNYSNEGSYFVTICTYKKQLFFGSITDQKMELSEIGKLAHQFWCGIPDHFPFAKLHAFVVMPNHVHGIIEIFNSEETLHATSVHATSVYNGLHATSVQDVRNESDSKNEKMAAIFPKKGSLASILRSYKSAVTKEARKTDPDFEWQERFHDHIIRDDQEYHRIENYINNNPRKWGEDKFNE